One region of Halomicrobium sp. LC1Hm genomic DNA includes:
- a CDS encoding threonine-phosphate decarboxylase — MLPDAVDELRESGSEDGAVDEQGRVPHGSADDPWVLDFSANTNPRSPDGAARVYESSLASARRYPPDDYCAFRAAASEVVDCEAREVIPTAGGLAAIRLTLQTSVEPGGSVLVPAPSFGEYAREVRLQGATPAFVDHDAILDADPTGHDLAIVCNPNNPTGECYDAERLRAFAERCRDAGTTLLVDEAFLGFTDEPSLAGTPGVVVARALTKLYGLPGLRAGYAVATGRHRDRLDTARIAWSLSGPAAAVGTHCLRDTEFVAATRERVSAERERMRTQLAGRFRVPPSDAPFLLLELDGRDTVEELLATVREHDMAIRDARTFRGLDAHVRVAVRMPDENQQLLGALDV; from the coding sequence ATGCTTCCCGACGCCGTCGACGAGCTACGAGAGTCCGGTAGCGAGGACGGTGCCGTCGACGAGCAGGGGCGCGTGCCACACGGGAGCGCCGACGACCCCTGGGTGCTCGATTTCAGCGCGAACACCAATCCGCGCTCGCCCGACGGGGCCGCCCGCGTGTACGAGTCGTCGCTCGCGTCGGCCCGCCGGTATCCGCCCGACGACTACTGTGCCTTTCGTGCCGCTGCCTCGGAGGTCGTCGACTGCGAGGCCCGCGAAGTCATTCCGACCGCGGGCGGGCTGGCGGCGATCCGGCTCACGCTCCAGACGAGCGTCGAACCGGGCGGCTCCGTCCTCGTCCCGGCACCGAGCTTCGGCGAGTACGCCCGCGAGGTCCGCCTGCAGGGGGCCACGCCCGCCTTCGTCGATCACGACGCGATCCTCGACGCCGACCCGACCGGTCACGACCTCGCGATCGTCTGCAACCCGAACAATCCGACGGGCGAGTGCTACGACGCCGAGCGACTGCGGGCCTTCGCCGAGCGCTGTCGCGACGCGGGCACGACCCTGCTGGTCGACGAGGCGTTCCTGGGGTTCACCGACGAACCCTCGCTGGCCGGCACGCCGGGCGTCGTCGTCGCCCGCGCGCTGACGAAGCTCTACGGGCTGCCGGGGCTGCGGGCCGGCTACGCCGTCGCCACCGGGCGACACCGCGACCGACTGGACACCGCCCGGATCGCGTGGTCGCTGAGCGGGCCGGCGGCCGCCGTCGGGACCCACTGCCTGCGTGATACGGAGTTCGTCGCGGCGACCCGCGAGCGCGTCAGCGCCGAGCGCGAGCGAATGCGGACACAGCTTGCCGGTCGGTTCCGGGTGCCTCCCTCCGACGCGCCCTTCCTCTTGCTGGAACTCGACGGGCGCGACACGGTCGAGGAGTTGCTCGCGACGGTCCGGGAACACGACATGGCGATCAGGGACGCCCGCACGTTCCGCGGGCTGGACGCACACGTCCGGGTCGCCGTGCGGATGCCAGACGAGAACCAGCAGCTGCTGGGCGCTCTCGATGTTTGA
- a CDS encoding NTP transferase domain-containing protein, which produces MAGGRGTRLDTDGEKPLFPLAGRPLIDHVLDALDASGVASVVVATSPSTPETAAHVSVPTVETPGEGYVADLDAALADDRLARPTLTVAADLPLLTGAVLDRLRRAHESGSLTVAVPAARKHELGVSVDTTFDHDGRTVAPTGVNVVGGDPSRTLVVDEPRLAVNVNRPCDAAVARAWLRS; this is translated from the coding sequence ATGGCCGGCGGTCGCGGCACTCGCCTCGACACCGACGGCGAGAAACCGCTGTTCCCGCTCGCCGGCCGTCCGCTGATCGACCACGTGCTCGACGCGCTCGACGCGAGCGGCGTCGCGTCGGTCGTCGTCGCGACCTCGCCGTCGACGCCCGAGACGGCGGCCCACGTCTCCGTTCCGACCGTCGAGACGCCGGGCGAGGGGTACGTCGCCGACCTCGACGCGGCGCTGGCCGACGACCGGCTGGCCCGACCGACGCTCACCGTGGCGGCCGATCTCCCCCTGTTGACCGGCGCTGTTCTGGACCGGCTCCGCCGCGCCCACGAGTCGGGCTCGCTCACCGTCGCCGTCCCGGCCGCCCGCAAACACGAACTCGGGGTCAGCGTCGATACGACGTTCGACCACGACGGTCGGACCGTCGCACCGACCGGCGTCAACGTCGTCGGCGGTGATCCGTCCCGCACGCTCGTGGTCGACGAGCCACGGCTGGCGGTCAACGTCAACCGTCCGTGCGACGCGGCCGTCGCCCGCGCGTGGCTCCGTTCCTGA